One genomic segment of Thermodesulfobacterium sp. TA1 includes these proteins:
- a CDS encoding thiamine pyrophosphate-dependent enzyme, protein MRPELKNFKPFTMKNLPQYEGFAQGHRACQGCGTVLPLRLALKVLGPNTIAVTSTGCMEIISSPFPYTSWEVPWIHVAFENSATVASGIEAAIKALKRKGKIKSKEKINIVVFAGDGATFDIGLQWLSGALERGHDFVYICLDNEAYMNTGVQRSGATPFGAHTTTSPAGKVIKGQTTWKKNLMGIVVAHNIPYAATANPAFPLDLMNKVKKAALINGPAFIHVFATCPTGWGCKSEDSLLAAKLAVETRVFPLYEVIDGKYIINRKIDKPKPVEEYLKLQRRFRHLTPEQITYIQQRVNEEYEKLIKLAECFGEEKTETKQNQEE, encoded by the coding sequence ATGAGACCAGAACTTAAAAACTTTAAACCCTTTACCATGAAAAACTTACCTCAGTATGAAGGCTTTGCTCAAGGCCATAGAGCCTGCCAAGGTTGCGGCACCGTACTCCCACTAAGACTCGCCCTTAAAGTCTTAGGCCCAAACACCATCGCCGTCACCTCAACCGGCTGCATGGAAATCATCTCAAGTCCATTCCCTTATACCTCCTGGGAAGTCCCCTGGATACATGTTGCCTTCGAAAACTCCGCTACCGTCGCCTCAGGCATAGAAGCCGCCATCAAAGCCCTTAAAAGAAAAGGTAAAATTAAGTCCAAAGAAAAAATAAACATCGTCGTCTTTGCCGGAGACGGAGCTACCTTTGACATAGGTCTCCAGTGGCTCTCTGGTGCCCTTGAAAGAGGCCATGACTTTGTCTACATCTGCCTTGATAACGAAGCCTACATGAACACAGGGGTCCAAAGGTCTGGAGCAACCCCCTTCGGAGCCCACACCACCACAAGCCCTGCCGGTAAAGTCATCAAAGGCCAAACCACCTGGAAAAAAAATCTAATGGGCATCGTGGTAGCCCATAACATACCTTATGCCGCTACCGCTAACCCAGCCTTCCCTCTTGACCTGATGAATAAGGTTAAAAAAGCTGCCCTGATAAACGGTCCTGCCTTTATCCATGTGTTCGCAACCTGCCCCACCGGTTGGGGATGTAAAAGCGAAGACAGCCTACTTGCAGCTAAACTTGCGGTAGAAACAAGGGTCTTCCCTCTCTACGAAGTAATAGACGGAAAATACATCATCAACCGCAAAATAGACAAACCTAAACCCGTAGAAGAATACCTTAAACTCCAAAGAAGGTTTAGACACCTTACCCCAGAACAAATAACCTACATCCAACAAAGAGTAAACGAAGAATACGAAAAACTAATTAAACTCGCCGAATGCTTCGGAGAAGAAAAAACCGAAACAAAACAAAACCAAGAAGAGTAA
- a CDS encoding NADH-quinone oxidoreductase subunit C: protein MRLNLLEKAKEMKDLGARYITTVAYLNPETGERIIVKHLFDLNGKIEDITYEAGFSEVLESIKEVYPAVEWSEREVMELYGIEFTDYPEEEKKLLLASGMKKFPLLEVEKQKVLKKKHG, encoded by the coding sequence ATGAGGCTCAATCTTTTAGAAAAAGCTAAGGAAATGAAGGACTTAGGTGCTCGCTATATTACTACCGTAGCTTATCTAAACCCTGAAACCGGAGAAAGGATAATAGTAAAACATCTTTTTGACCTAAACGGCAAGATTGAAGACATAACTTACGAGGCTGGGTTTTCTGAGGTTTTAGAGAGCATAAAAGAAGTGTATCCTGCGGTTGAATGGTCAGAACGTGAAGTGATGGAGCTTTATGGTATAGAATTTACTGATTACCCCGAGGAAGAGAAAAAACTTCTCTTAGCCTCGGGGATGAAAAAATTTCCTTTATTAGAAGTAGAAAAACAAAAAGTTCTTAAGAAAAAACATGGCTAA
- a CDS encoding nickel-dependent hydrogenase large subunit, whose protein sequence is MANQSRFVLPIGPIHIALEEPIQLKLETEGNIVKSVSLQIGYVHRAIEFLLANKDFYQGIIIVERVCGICSHSHPTCFVQALEQIAGIEVPLRARYLRTLVGELERIHSHLLNTAIACEIMGFKTLFVRCMNARETVKDLMEGITGHRGNYAFNTIGGVRKDLTEDEIEAVKKLIENLEPEVFNLIEAVLTNPTIVGRTKGIGVLTYQDAVEFSVVGPVARASGVPLDLRKDAPMPGAAYEFLEFQKVLEKDGDVLSRVKVRLLEMVESFKMINQILKDLPKGPILTKKFTSIPKGIGISRWEAPRGGLIYYCVTDGSDIPYRVKIRAPSFVNIYALNKILLNQDVADVTLISGSIDPCFSCMQR, encoded by the coding sequence ATGGCTAATCAATCAAGGTTTGTCCTTCCCATCGGACCTATTCATATAGCCTTAGAAGAGCCTATACAGCTCAAGTTAGAGACAGAAGGTAATATAGTAAAAAGCGTAAGCCTTCAGATAGGATATGTCCATCGTGCTATAGAATTTCTTTTAGCCAATAAAGATTTTTATCAAGGAATTATTATAGTAGAACGGGTTTGTGGGATTTGTTCACATTCCCATCCTACTTGTTTTGTTCAGGCATTAGAGCAAATAGCCGGGATTGAAGTCCCCCTGAGGGCAAGATATTTAAGAACCTTGGTAGGGGAGCTTGAAAGGATCCATTCTCATCTTTTAAACACCGCTATTGCTTGTGAAATCATGGGATTTAAAACTCTTTTTGTGAGATGTATGAACGCAAGAGAAACCGTAAAAGACCTTATGGAAGGAATAACCGGACATAGAGGAAATTATGCCTTTAACACCATAGGTGGGGTGAGAAAAGACCTAACAGAAGATGAAATAGAGGCGGTTAAAAAACTGATCGAAAATCTTGAACCAGAAGTGTTCAACCTTATAGAGGCGGTGCTTACCAATCCAACCATCGTTGGTCGCACCAAAGGAATAGGGGTTTTAACCTATCAGGATGCCGTAGAGTTTTCGGTAGTAGGGCCTGTGGCCAGGGCATCAGGAGTACCCCTTGACCTAAGAAAAGATGCCCCTATGCCTGGTGCAGCCTATGAATTTCTTGAGTTTCAAAAGGTGTTAGAAAAAGACGGGGATGTGTTAAGCAGGGTTAAGGTGAGACTGCTTGAAATGGTAGAGAGTTTTAAGATGATAAACCAAATTTTGAAAGACCTTCCCAAAGGACCTATTTTAACCAAAAAGTTTACCTCTATTCCTAAAGGGATAGGAATAAGTAGATGGGAAGCCCCAAGAGGAGGTCTTATCTATTACTGTGTAACCGATGGGTCTGACATCCCTTATCGGGTAAAAATAAGGGCTCCGAGTTTTGTGAACATTTATGCCCTAAACAAGATTTTACTAAACCAAGATGTAGCAGACGTAACCCTTATTTCAGGTAGCATTGACCCATGTTTTTCGTGTATGCAAAGATAG
- a CDS encoding 4Fe-4S dicluster domain-containing protein: MLRLKIDPSLCKGCTACEKICMKVHGSTAPRIFVFKKGEKIKISACNQCGICAKVCSVGAITKEGDAYIIDPSLCVGCKICYYLCPSGAIEMVPSFNKYNPIIAQKCDLCKDKGFNPSCAKVCRTKAITVEEK, from the coding sequence ATGTTAAGACTAAAAATAGACCCTTCCCTTTGTAAAGGTTGTACTGCTTGCGAAAAAATTTGTATGAAAGTGCACGGTTCAACCGCCCCGAGGATTTTTGTTTTTAAAAAGGGAGAAAAAATAAAAATCTCTGCTTGTAATCAATGTGGCATCTGTGCTAAGGTATGCTCTGTGGGGGCTATAACCAAGGAAGGAGACGCCTATATTATAGACCCTTCTTTATGTGTAGGTTGTAAAATCTGTTATTACCTTTGTCCTTCAGGGGCTATAGAAATGGTTCCTTCTTTTAACAAATACAATCCTATCATCGCACAAAAATGCGACCTATGTAAAGATAAAGGGTTTAACCCTTCTTGTGCCAAGGTTTGTAGAACTAAAGCCATCACTGTAGAGGAGAAATAA